From Woronichinia naegeliana WA131, the proteins below share one genomic window:
- a CDS encoding transposase, which produces MIVDLTTLEKCGKFKAFEHLIHVLHGKRGLHLLVIYLVIGEFRVPWGFRVWRGKETRSPAQLAVRLVDSLPKELLSAFRVVILADTAFSSVQFLQAMKKRRLAVIVGVRCDRKLADGRQLRDLLKKGQQVTLDGLSFPVTISWFYLKRNGKLEKRFVLSTRPLKSSTIIWWGRRRWSIEGFFKTVKHRFGLHRFGQQTLLGVYRWLLLSMISFLLAHWVYLSTDSSKPPDWGQASASALQTLFPDVALCSLFSQVERLRPLLQSFGLQLQLVAVTT; this is translated from the coding sequence GTGATTGTGGACTTAACGACACTGGAGAAATGCGGAAAATTTAAGGCTTTTGAGCATTTAATTCATGTTCTTCACGGGAAGAGGGGTTTACATCTTTTGGTGATTTATCTGGTGATAGGAGAATTTCGAGTCCCCTGGGGATTTCGAGTTTGGAGAGGTAAAGAAACAAGAAGTCCCGCTCAACTCGCGGTGCGATTAGTGGATAGCCTACCCAAAGAACTCCTGAGTGCTTTTCGGGTTGTCATTTTAGCCGATACCGCCTTTAGTAGTGTGCAATTCCTTCAAGCGATGAAAAAACGCCGTCTTGCGGTTATCGTCGGTGTGCGTTGTGACCGTAAATTAGCTGATGGTCGTCAGCTTCGTGATTTGCTCAAAAAAGGACAACAGGTCACTCTTGATGGATTATCTTTCCCTGTTACTATCTCTTGGTTCTACCTCAAACGTAACGGCAAACTCGAAAAACGCTTCGTCTTATCGACTCGTCCTCTTAAGTCCAGTACCATTATCTGGTGGGGACGGCGAAGATGGAGTATTGAGGGCTTTTTCAAGACCGTAAAACATCGTTTTGGTTTACATCGTTTTGGTCAACAAACTCTTCTGGGGGTTTATCGCTGGTTGCTTCTTTCGATGATTAGTTTTCTTCTTGCCCATTGGGTTTATCTTTCTACTGACTCCTCTAAACCACCTGATTGGGGTCAAGCTTCTGCTTCTGCTCTTCAGACACTTTTTCCTGATGTTGCTCTTTGTTCCCTTTTTTCTCAAGTCGAGCGATTACGTCCACTTTTGCAATCTTTTGGACTCCAACTTCAGTTAGTTGCTGTCACAACTTAG